The following proteins come from a genomic window of Miscanthus floridulus cultivar M001 chromosome 2, ASM1932011v1, whole genome shotgun sequence:
- the LOC136535470 gene encoding beta-hexosaminidase 2-like, whose product MAASPYFLLLLFLFHPLAALASLAPARSQAPPPRVPQKVQVWPKPVSISWPLAAYTPISPSFSIRASPSHPSLRHAIAHYTRLIRTERHAPIMAPVNYTIVGVPIRLLALSVSDPDVPLGPGVDESYTLSVPPNSSSADISSATPWGAIRGLETFSQLAWSSGAAAAGGQPIVPSDIQISDHPLFTHRGILLDTARNYYPVRDILRTIRAMAANKLNVFHWHITDSQSFPIVLPSVPNLANFGSYSPAMRYTDQDVRRIVRFAEAFGIRVIPEIDMPGHAGSWAGAYPEIVTCANKFWAPTAKPALAAEPCTGQLNPLNPKTYRVAQDVLRDLAALFPDPYLHAGADEVNTACWEDDPVVRGFLADGGSHDRLLELFLNATRPFLVHELNRTSVYWEDVLLGPKVSVGQTVLPHDTTVLQTWNNGAENTKRIVAAGYRAIVSSASYYYLDCGHGGWVGNDSRYDVQEKEHDGMPLFNDPGGTGGSWCAPFKTWQRIYDYDILHGLTEDEARRVLGGEVALWSEQSDATVLDGRLWPRASAAAETLWSGNKGSNGRKRYANATVRLNEWRHRMVARGIRAEPIQPLWCPMHPRMCHLSQ is encoded by the exons ATGGCGGCATCGCCGTATTTCCTCCTCCTGCTCTTCCTCTTCCATCCATTAGCTGCACTCGCCTCCCTCGCGCCGGCGCGTTCTCAGGCACCGCCGCCGCGGGTGCCTCAGAAAGTGCAGGTGTGGCCCAAACCGGTGTCCATCTCGTGGCCGCTGGCGGCATACACGCCGATCTCCCCGTCGTTCAGCATCCGCGCCTCCCCGTCGCACCCGTCGCTCCGTCACGCCATCGCGCACTACACCCGCCTCATCCGCACCGAGCGGCACGCGCCGATTATGGCCCCCGTCAACTACACCATCGTCGGCGTCCCCATCCGCCTGCTCGCGCTCTCCGTCTCCGACCCCGACGTCCCGCTCGGCCCCGGCGTTGACGAGTCCTACACGCTCTCGGTGCCACCCAATTCCAGCTCCGCTGACATCTCCTCCGCCACGCCCTGGGGCGCCATCCGCGGTCTCGAGACCTTCTCCCAGCTCGCCTGGAgcagcggcgccgccgccgcgggcggcCAGCCGATCGTCCCCAGCGACATCCAAATCTCCGACCACCCCCTCTTCACCCACCGCGGCATCCTCCTCGACACCGCACGGAACTACTACCCCGTCCGTGACATCCTCCGCACCATCCGCGCCATGGCCGCCAACAAGCTCAATGTGTTCCACTGGCACATCACCGACTCCCAGTCCTTTCCCATCGTCCTCCCCTCCGTCCCTAACCTCGCCAACTTCGGCTCCTACTCCCCCGCCATGCGCTACACCGACCAGGACGTCCGCCGCATCGTCCGATTCGCCGAGGCCTTCGGCATCCGCGTCATCCCTGAGATCGACATGCCCG GGCACGCGGGGTCGTGGGCGGGCGCGTACCCGGAGATCGTGACCTGCGCGAACAAGTTCTGGGCGCCGACGGCGAAGCCGGCGCTGGCAGCGGAGCCCTGCACGGGGCAGCTGAACCCGCTCAATCCCAAGACGTACCGCGTGGCGCAGGACGTGCTGCGCGACCTGGCGGCCTTGTTCCCGGACCCGTACCTCCACGCGGGCGCCGACGAGGTGAACACGGCGTGCTGGGAGGACGACCCCGTGGTGCGGGGCTTCCTGGCGGACGGCGGCTCCCACGACCGCCTGCTGGAGCTGTTCCTGAACGCGACGCGGCCGTTCCTGGTGCACGAGCTGAACCGCACGTCGGTGTACTGGGAGGACGTCCTCCTGGGGCCCAAGGTGTCGGTCGGGCAGACGGTGCTGCCCCACGACACCACCGTGCTGCAGACGTGGAACAACGGCGCCGAGAACACCAAGCGCATCGTGGCGGCCGGGTACCGCGCCATCGTGTCCTCCGCGTCCTACTACTACCTGGACTGCGGGCACGGCGGCTGGGTGGGCAACGACAGCCGGTACGACGTGCAGGAGAAGGAGCACGACGGCATGCCGCTGTTCAACGACCCCGGCGGCACGGGCGGGTCCTGGTGCGCGCCCTTCAAGACGTGGCAGCGCATCTACGACTACGACATCCTGCACGGGCTGACGGAGGACGAGGCGAGGAGGGTGCTGGGCGGCGAGGTGGCGCTGTGGTCGGAGCAGTCGGACGCCACAGTGCTGGACGGCAGGCTCTGGCCCagggcctccgccgccgccgagacGCTCTGGTCCGGGAACAAGGGCTCCAACGGCAGGAAGCGGTACGCCAACGCCACAGTCCGGCTCAACGAGTGGAGACACCGCATGGTGGCGCGCGGCATCCGCGCCGAGCCAATCCAGCCGCTGTGGTGCCCGATGCACCCGCGCATGTGCCACCTGTCGCAGTAG